From Triticum urartu cultivar G1812 chromosome 2, Tu2.1, whole genome shotgun sequence, a single genomic window includes:
- the LOC125534025 gene encoding late embryogenesis abundant protein 18-like — protein MQAAKVKAKDMVSSAKEKAKEGSAEVQGKAGKAAATTHGEKEMAKEEERARKGQADAQMHQEKAEHRADAAARRHGTAGTRGHHGPVGTPVAPDPAYPASGWHPAAEKYI, from the coding sequence ATGCAGGCGGCGAAGGTGAAGGCCAAGGACATGGTGAGCTCGGCCAAGGAGAAGGCGAAGGAGGGATCGGCCGAGGTGCAGGGCAAGGCGGGCAAGGCCGCGGCGACCACGCACGGCGAAAAGGAGATGgccaaggaggaggagcgcgcgcgCAAGGGCCAGGCCGACGCGCAGATGCACCAGGAGAAGGCCGAGCACCGCGCCGACGCGGCCGCGAGACGCCACGGCACGGCTGGGACGCGCGGCCACCACGGCCCCGTTGGCACCCCCGTGGCCCCCGACCCCGCGTACCCGGCCAGCGGCTGGCACCCGGCGGCGGAGAAGTACATCTAG
- the LOC125534024 gene encoding uncharacterized protein LOC125534024 encodes MGSTTGASLLRALLFASLFAGFAAHLAAGEKDCYDERDSVIRMCKWTIKKGSPYVIPDMPCRLEVRKVDMPCICRVLTAADERIISPEKLVRCSREAGVALPVGSKCGTYTIVAPAPPSAHA; translated from the exons ATGGGCAGCACCACCGGAGCCAGCCTCCTCCGTGCCCTGCTGTTCGCGTCGCTCTTCGCCGGGTTCGCGGCGCATCTCGCCGCCGGGGAGAAGGACTGCTACGACGAGAGGGACAGCGTCATCCGCATGTGCAAGTGGACCATCAAGAAGGGGAGCCCCTACGTGATCCCGGACATGCCCTGCCGCCTCGAGGTGAGGAAGGTGGACATGCCCTGCATCTGCCGCGTCctcaccgccgccgacgagcggATCATCAGCCCCGAGAAGCTCGTCCGCTGCTCCCGCGAAGCCGGCGTCGCCCTCCCCGTCGGGAGCAAATGCGGGA CCTACACCATCGTGGCGCCAGCGCCACCATCCGCGCATGCGTGA